The following proteins are co-located in the Commensalibacter nepenthis genome:
- a CDS encoding plasmid mobilization protein, producing MSNRHKEIKIRVNEAEYEQLLQRKTKARLAEWVRETCLNQKPAKRVSTVDPLLLYEVNKIGVNLNQITKKIQHSKNNIEWLIEIIHIERQLASLLENDC from the coding sequence ATGAGCAATCGTCATAAAGAAATAAAAATTAGAGTTAATGAAGCAGAATACGAACAGTTGCTTCAAAGAAAGACAAAAGCTCGTTTAGCAGAATGGGTTCGTGAAACTTGTTTAAACCAAAAACCAGCTAAACGTGTTTCCACAGTTGACCCATTATTACTTTATGAAGTGAACAAGATTGGCGTTAATCTCAATCAAATTACAAAGAAAATCCAACATTCAAAAAACAATATCGAATGGTTGATTGAAATTATTCATATCGAACGGCAATTAGCGAGTTTATTAGAAAATGATTGTTAA